TCGAGTGCAAATTGACTGGTTTTGTTTCAAATATCATCCATGTTCCAGCCGGGTAGTGATGCAGGATCAATAGCGCGGCGGAGCACATTTAATCGCAGGTGAAGTGCCTGTGACCGGGTGCATCCATCGACAAACAGAGCTTGGTACCAATTCATACTATCAGACCAATCCCCAACTGATCCCAATCCGTTGAGGTCCGCCTCGTCGAGTCGGGCGGCCGCGTTCAGTCCGCGCAGGGCATTCACGACCGCGTCGTGCCGGACGCACTCGGCTGAATCCCCGACATTTCTGTCGGGGCACGGTTCAGGAGCGCGAGCAATAAGAAACCGGCCCGTCAGATAGGCCGCCCCCGTCATCTCAGCCCAAGCCCGACCCAGCCACTTCCAGCCTCGGTCGCCTGTTGGATCGGCTATTGGCTGGAGATCCAGCCCCGCCCGAACGGTTCGGTAACCGCGGCGGAGGCGCGCAACTACTTCCCACAATCTAACGGGGCCCGGCACAACCTCAATATCGCCTCGGAAACGGTCTCTTTCGGGGGTATTGTCAGAATCTCTTACCGTACTGGTGTGGTCGGCGGACGCACCAGTACGAGGTGGCTCATTTGCTAGGCGAGCGACTCCGGCCAGTAGCCGGTCGGCATGATATTGTGCGGCCAGTGCGTAGAACAACTTCCACCAGATCACGTTTCGCCGGCCTGTGAGTAAGTGTTTGCGGGCCGTCTGTAGCCCGGCACGAGCGGCCTCGTACTTGGCCCCCGCTTGCTGGAGTAAGTCGGCTACCGCTTGTGTACTTTTCTCGCTCGACGGGTACAGGAGGATGCGGGCTCGTGCGAGACACGCTTCCACACGAAACAATTCGTTGAGTGCGGCAATCTGGTGGTTTCCCTCTAGTCCGCCACGGGCTAAGTCGAAACACTCGAATGCCGTTCGGAATCCCTCGTGCAGGTTCTCGCGAGAGATATTCACGGTACGGGCAGCCTGCAACCAGCGTAGTCGGCCCTGGACCGTGTGGAATGCGGATCGGTATGGCAGGTACAACCAGCCACCATCGATTGGATCGAGCATCAGGCTTCGTAGACGGCCGTCGGTCCTAGGAGGAGCCGCCCGCAGGGCCGCCATTCCAGAGTTCACATCCTTTTCGGCCTCCTTCATCTTCTGGTTGAGCTGCTCCAAGTCAGTGAGTCGCTCGGCCGGCCGGCCCAGAAACCCTTTGGATTGAGTAAAAATGCATACATCGCCAACGGACGCCTCGGCCCGGAAATAATGCCACCGCAAACGGGCCTCTCGCACTTCGGCGTTGCCGGCCGTAGAATATAATTCCTCGATTTGTTGGAGCGCTAAGCCAATAGCATCCATGACCGCAATCGCTCGATGGGGGTCGGTCCCGGTTTCTTGTCGCGATTTGATGACGCATGCGGCCACGTCTAGTAAATGGTGCAGGTGAGAGAAACAGGCCGGGGCTTTGGGTGCGTGCCCCAGAATTGATTTGAACTGCCTTCGACGGTCGTGATTGTCAATGCCTATTTTTGTGTTGCCCAAGTTAGCCAGCTGTTCAATTGATTTCAACCCCGACTCGATTTCACCTTCTACCAACTGCCGGAGCGGGTTTACGACCGGCGCCCAAACGCTCGCGAGTTGCTCAAGCCGGCACCTAGCCGCCAGATCGTAATCACCGCGGTCAAACAACATCTTGACGCGAAAGTCAGTCACGACGTCAACAAGATGTTGAACCGCACTACTAGCTTCAGCGGAAAGTGGCGCCTCGGCCGGGTACGTGCTTAGTTTGTTGTCATGCAGAATTGGCACCCGGTCCAGGTACTGGGACGGTTTGTCGCTGACCAACGCGGCACACCAAACGACCAGTTGCTGTGCAGGGAGTTGCTCCCGGAGTACCGGTTCCGCTCGCACCCAGGCGCACGCCAGGGCATCAATCTCGCGGGCGTGGAGGGGTGCTAGGGCCTGAATCAGTTTGATAGCAAAATCTGTGTCGTTCGGGAGGCTATTCAGCGCCGTATAGAAGAGGGTGTCTTTTATTTCGGCCCGCGGGTATAATCCTTCCCACACACGAAACCATTCGTCCGGCGGCGGTTCACCGTTGGCCGGCCGAGCGTATTTGCCTGCCAAATTGATACCGATAAGTGCGTCCCTACTAAGAACCGGGTGGCCGAGCAGAGCTAAAAGTTTGGCTAGATAACGGATCCCGGACTGTCGGTGGTATGTGTACTCGAGGAACGCGACCGCGTCACTCGATTGAATATATACATTTGAGTAATATATGCCTGATACTCGAAGGTGCGTTGCGGCGAGGAGGACGGCTTGGGCCGCGGCGAGTTGCACTTTCCATGAGTCGACTTCCGTGTCAGCCTTTGGAGATAGAGTTAGCAATTCGGACATAACCGTTGTCCCACACCCGCGACTATTGGCGGCGTACAAGTAGTCGCGCACCGGTCGGTGGTACCATAGACCACCTCCCTCGAGCCGCGTAAGCCCAAGCCTTTCACCATTTTCTCCATCACACAGGGTCCTCACTAAGTCGTCGCTTACCGGCCCGCGGACGAAAGGTCGGAGAAGCCGCCGTACAGTCGCCAGTGGTCGTCCTCGGCGAACGCAGCTGAGGGTGAGCCACATCAAATCATGTTGGCCAGCTTCTAGGTTGAGAGGAGGTGTTGAGGTGGCGACACGAACTAATGGATGATCTTTGGATGGATCGGAAAATGTAGTCGAAAAAGAGTTCTTGGAAATAGTTAGGGGTTTGTGTTTCCACCCACCTTCTATCAGTTTACCCACCAAGTTGTTGTATTTCGTCATCACTGCAGTGGGATTATGCTCGCCGCTGCGGGTTTGCGAGCGGTCCAGCCCGATGGCAATTCGAGATCCACTAAAGGGTTGAAGGGCATTTTTGAGCACAGTGAGAAATCCCTCTAACTGGGCAAGTAGCGCCTGATCGTGTTCGTTTCCTCTCACTTCTCCGTGGTGGACTAACGGTGGCCACAGATAGGCCTCCAATCCGTCCAGTAGTACAAGGTAACGGGAGCGGCAGAGCGCGTCGGCGACCCGACGGGCGGCCGTCTGTACTACTCCGTCTTTTGCCCATTCGTTTGCGGTCCAGCGGCCGCTCTTAGCCGAAAAACTGCCGAGCGGCATCACGCTCGGCGCCAGTTGAGTGTCGAGTGCTCGACATTGGTCGATGATCGATCCGACCACATCCGCCAGAGTGTAGGAAGCTTCCAGATCAACCCACAACGGCTGATACCCTTGTCTGACACCGTAAGTGGCGAGTTCGATCAGCCACTCGGAGGCGGTGCGGGGCGAGTATTGATCTTCCGGTACACCGGTGGTGTCGACGATCAGGAACGGTTCGTCGGCGAGCGGCTTGAGCCACTCCTTTTGCTCCGACTCGGACAGCGGGTAGTAGCTATACGGGCGGTGGACGTAGGTTGGGTACGCGACGCGACCGGCCGGGTGACGACCGGCTAAAACCGCATACAGGTGCTGGAAGACTTGTCCGGGGTTGGCCGTCGGGGCGGTTAGAAC
This region of Gemmata massiliana genomic DNA includes:
- a CDS encoding SIR2 family protein, with protein sequence MKPDQTLSIVEAVRTAWTAGRPIVPILGAGLSADAGIPVIATLKRYLCEYYRYVTDTLYLPGLGNDLRRNPLAGIAQRYRDKPWDCVAEVGWPDRYELAQSLHANCADAEAGIETAEKELVEKLHPWSAKQLDDILKNLLGKVDSTPQSLRETLTAEFEAQLVRGTNRRHVGYALFCNWRRLIQYFTNYRPELADGLFHRLVAGRRPSLSHRYLAFLVRLIGVRSIFTFNFDDLIERALHTEQVEFQTFAMEYGGALPHPALVRDALTVVKMHGGTHALLLDERLDYPLAEDYKERFLEIAGKGSLLLVAGFGTDERRLFDLLETTLTKDPQSRVCWLHFEAGLPRMLGEFADRSRWKGRVLTAPTANPGQVFQHLYAVLAGRHPAGRVAYPTYVHRPYSYYPLSESEQKEWLKPLADEPFLIVDTTGVPEDQYSPRTASEWLIELATYGVRQGYQPLWVDLEASYTLADVVGSIIDQCRALDTQLAPSVMPLGSFSAKSGRWTANEWAKDGVVQTAARRVADALCRSRYLVLLDGLEAYLWPPLVHHGEVRGNEHDQALLAQLEGFLTVLKNALQPFSGSRIAIGLDRSQTRSGEHNPTAVMTKYNNLVGKLIEGGWKHKPLTISKNSFSTTFSDPSKDHPLVRVATSTPPLNLEAGQHDLMWLTLSCVRRGRPLATVRRLLRPFVRGPVSDDLVRTLCDGENGERLGLTRLEGGGLWYHRPVRDYLYAANSRGCGTTVMSELLTLSPKADTEVDSWKVQLAAAQAVLLAATHLRVSGIYYSNVYIQSSDAVAFLEYTYHRQSGIRYLAKLLALLGHPVLSRDALIGINLAGKYARPANGEPPPDEWFRVWEGLYPRAEIKDTLFYTALNSLPNDTDFAIKLIQALAPLHAREIDALACAWVRAEPVLREQLPAQQLVVWCAALVSDKPSQYLDRVPILHDNKLSTYPAEAPLSAEASSAVQHLVDVVTDFRVKMLFDRGDYDLAARCRLEQLASVWAPVVNPLRQLVEGEIESGLKSIEQLANLGNTKIGIDNHDRRRQFKSILGHAPKAPACFSHLHHLLDVAACVIKSRQETGTDPHRAIAVMDAIGLALQQIEELYSTAGNAEVREARLRWHYFRAEASVGDVCIFTQSKGFLGRPAERLTDLEQLNQKMKEAEKDVNSGMAALRAAPPRTDGRLRSLMLDPIDGGWLYLPYRSAFHTVQGRLRWLQAARTVNISRENLHEGFRTAFECFDLARGGLEGNHQIAALNELFRVEACLARARILLYPSSEKSTQAVADLLQQAGAKYEAARAGLQTARKHLLTGRRNVIWWKLFYALAAQYHADRLLAGVARLANEPPRTGASADHTSTVRDSDNTPERDRFRGDIEVVPGPVRLWEVVARLRRGYRTVRAGLDLQPIADPTGDRGWKWLGRAWAEMTGAAYLTGRFLIARAPEPCPDRNVGDSAECVRHDAVVNALRGLNAAARLDEADLNGLGSVGDWSDSMNWYQALFVDGCTRSQALHLRLNVLRRAIDPASLPGWNMDDI